Proteins found in one Labrenzia sp. VG12 genomic segment:
- a CDS encoding efflux RND transporter permease subunit, with protein MIRYFAKHPTAANLLMAGLIILGLLNVPNLLMETFPQIPIKEITVNVAYPGATSADVERTVCRRIEDALDGIENIDELTCDSRENLALATVRIVEGKDIDQLMLDVDREINAISDFPDGVEDPILEKKGRLSDAVSVVITGIEDKPQLKNYAEDVKERMLQFGGIPQVEVSGFSDRQFRIEVRDAAARELGLTLSKIADTLSRQNINAPSGEITTSGGSILLRFADERLAADAYASVIVASSAQGGQIKLGDIATITDLFEDEEVETRLNGRLAAVLDISMTRSDDLIQVVDRVRAFAEEEEARAAPGVTLTVINDGSIALKDRLWMLVSNSGQGLALVVAAMWIFFGGRQAFWIGMGLPVSFLGALAIMSLLGLTINMLSMVALLIVVGIMMDDAIVISENIATKRHQGLNALEAAVQGTLQVAPGVFSSFLTTAAIFGALAFISGDLGDLLRVIPIVMLLVLIISLIEAFLILPNHLSHAAKDRPNLVTRKAEAGVSWLREHVVGPCATWSVRNRYFTVGISIMLFLSTLALVAGGLVKFQAFPNVEGDQIEARIELPASATLQDTRLVVAEAVAALERMDAALSPRNPEGVSLLNNVLVRFNENTDAGTNGAHLATINVDLLEGAKRDAGNQEILSGWRQEMSPTLDVRRIILAESSIGPAGRAIELRLAHSDPAVLDKASADLQTWLNGYEGVYNISDDLSLGKPELALSLKDGAGAVGLDAKEIADQLKGAYNGITADEVQVGSESFEVDVRLDGVDRNSLGDLELFTIETPSGHRVPLGTVANVLSDRSYTRINRIDRVPTVTITGDVLLGIANANEVVSDTQTRFLPELLDRYPGLAASTEGQNAEGAKTQASMAAALGTGLIFVFILLSFQFRSYTEPVVVMVLIPFALIGAVWGHLLLGIDFALPSMLGFISLAGIVVNDSILLVQFIKDEHAPDMENVADIAPLGAKARFRAILLTSVTTIAGMLPLLFETSPQAQVLVPLVTSISFGLIGTTLMIVFVVPAFYTILDDFGLTSLAAERRANREAVAEAG; from the coding sequence ATGATCCGCTACTTCGCCAAGCACCCGACGGCCGCCAACCTCCTGATGGCCGGCCTGATCATCCTCGGCCTGTTGAACGTGCCGAACCTCCTGATGGAAACCTTTCCGCAGATCCCGATCAAGGAAATCACCGTCAATGTAGCCTATCCGGGCGCCACGTCGGCTGATGTGGAGCGCACTGTCTGCCGGCGGATCGAAGATGCGCTGGATGGCATTGAAAATATTGACGAACTGACCTGCGACAGCCGGGAAAACCTGGCACTTGCCACAGTCCGGATCGTTGAAGGCAAGGACATCGACCAGCTGATGCTGGATGTGGATCGGGAGATCAACGCAATCTCTGACTTTCCCGATGGGGTCGAAGACCCGATCCTTGAGAAGAAGGGCCGGCTGAGCGACGCGGTCTCCGTTGTCATCACCGGGATTGAAGACAAACCTCAGCTGAAGAACTACGCCGAAGACGTCAAGGAGCGGATGCTGCAATTCGGCGGCATTCCGCAGGTAGAGGTGTCCGGCTTCTCTGACCGTCAGTTCCGGATCGAAGTGCGCGATGCCGCGGCCCGCGAGCTCGGACTGACGCTCTCCAAAATTGCCGATACCCTGTCGCGGCAGAACATCAACGCCCCATCCGGTGAAATCACCACATCCGGCGGTTCCATCCTGCTGCGGTTTGCAGACGAGCGCCTTGCCGCCGACGCCTATGCCTCCGTAATCGTCGCCTCTTCCGCACAGGGCGGGCAGATCAAGCTGGGCGATATCGCCACCATCACCGATCTCTTTGAAGATGAAGAGGTCGAGACCCGTCTGAACGGCCGGCTGGCGGCCGTGCTGGATATCTCCATGACACGCAGCGACGACCTCATCCAGGTGGTCGACCGCGTCAGGGCCTTTGCAGAGGAAGAAGAAGCCCGCGCAGCACCCGGCGTGACGCTGACCGTCATCAATGACGGCTCGATTGCGTTGAAGGACCGGCTCTGGATGCTGGTCAGCAATTCCGGTCAGGGCCTCGCACTTGTCGTGGCCGCCATGTGGATCTTCTTTGGTGGCCGCCAAGCCTTCTGGATCGGCATGGGGCTGCCGGTTTCCTTTCTGGGAGCCCTGGCGATCATGTCCCTCCTCGGCCTGACCATCAACATGCTGTCAATGGTCGCGCTCCTGATCGTGGTCGGCATCATGATGGACGATGCCATCGTGATTTCGGAAAATATCGCCACCAAGCGTCATCAGGGCCTGAATGCCCTTGAGGCCGCCGTTCAAGGCACGCTGCAGGTGGCGCCCGGCGTCTTTTCCTCGTTCCTCACGACCGCCGCCATCTTCGGTGCACTTGCCTTCATCAGCGGCGATCTGGGCGATCTCCTGAGGGTCATTCCGATTGTCATGCTGCTGGTGCTGATCATCTCGCTGATCGAGGCCTTCCTGATCCTGCCGAACCACCTGTCACATGCGGCGAAAGACAGGCCGAACCTTGTGACCCGCAAGGCTGAGGCCGGTGTCTCCTGGCTCCGGGAGCATGTCGTCGGCCCGTGCGCCACATGGTCCGTGCGCAACCGCTATTTCACGGTCGGGATCTCTATCATGCTGTTCCTGTCGACACTGGCACTGGTTGCCGGCGGCCTGGTGAAGTTTCAGGCCTTTCCGAATGTGGAAGGCGACCAGATCGAAGCGCGGATCGAATTGCCGGCAAGCGCGACGCTGCAAGACACGCGTCTGGTTGTCGCCGAGGCGGTCGCGGCTCTGGAGCGCATGGATGCGGCCCTGTCGCCACGCAATCCGGAAGGCGTATCGCTCCTGAACAACGTGCTGGTTCGCTTCAATGAAAACACGGATGCCGGCACGAATGGCGCCCATCTGGCAACGATCAATGTCGATCTGCTGGAAGGTGCAAAGCGGGATGCCGGCAACCAGGAGATCCTTAGCGGCTGGCGGCAGGAAATGTCACCGACCCTCGATGTCCGCCGGATCATCCTCGCCGAATCCAGCATCGGTCCTGCGGGCCGTGCGATCGAGTTGCGCCTGGCACATTCCGACCCGGCTGTTCTGGACAAGGCGTCCGCCGACCTGCAGACGTGGCTGAACGGCTATGAGGGTGTTTACAACATTTCCGACGACCTCAGCCTCGGCAAACCGGAACTCGCCCTCTCCCTGAAGGACGGCGCCGGCGCGGTCGGTCTCGATGCCAAGGAAATCGCCGACCAGCTGAAAGGGGCCTATAACGGCATCACAGCCGACGAAGTCCAGGTCGGGTCCGAAAGTTTCGAGGTTGACGTCCGCCTTGATGGCGTCGATCGCAACAGCCTCGGTGACCTGGAACTGTTCACCATCGAGACGCCTTCGGGCCACCGGGTCCCTCTCGGAACCGTTGCCAATGTCCTGTCTGACCGGAGCTACACGCGGATCAACCGGATTGACCGTGTTCCGACCGTGACGATCACCGGGGACGTGCTCCTCGGCATTGCCAATGCCAACGAAGTTGTCAGCGACACGCAGACCCGTTTCCTGCCGGAGTTGCTTGACCGCTATCCCGGCCTGGCCGCCTCGACGGAGGGCCAGAATGCGGAAGGCGCCAAGACCCAGGCCTCCATGGCAGCCGCGCTCGGTACCGGCCTGATTTTCGTCTTCATCCTGCTCAGTTTCCAGTTTCGCAGCTATACAGAGCCGGTCGTCGTCATGGTCCTGATCCCGTTTGCCCTGATCGGAGCAGTCTGGGGCCATCTCCTTCTGGGCATCGACTTTGCGCTGCCGAGCATGCTGGGCTTCATTTCGCTGGCCGGGATCGTGGTCAACGATTCCATCCTTCTGGTTCAGTTCATCAAGGATGAACACGCCCCGGACATGGAAAATGTCGCCGACATCGCACCGCTCGGCGCCAAGGCCCGGTTCCGCGCGATCCTCCTGACCTCGGTGACAACCATTGCCGGCATGTTGCCGCTGCTGTTCGAAACCAGCCCGCAGGCCCAGGTGCTGGTTCCGCTGGTGACGTCGATCTCCTTCGGTCTGATCGGCACCACCTTGATGATCGTGTTCGTGGTTCCGGCCTTCTACACCATCCTTGACGATTTCGGCCTGACGTCACTGGCGGCAGAGCGGCGGGCAAACCGGGAGGCCGTCGCGGAGGCGGGGTGA